The DNA segment TTGTTACTCTTCTATTTTAGTGATTGCAACTGAGTCTTGTagattctaaatatatatagctGCAGTTTTTTTACTTTccctaattttctttttaaaaaaatattcttatacgTTTCTATAAGTGTTTCTTCCTGGTTGTTGCTAGATAGTTGTTGTAACTTCCAGCCCTTCCTCATGGTCATGTTGACTCATTGGTCAGCTACGAATCAACACTAAACCAGAGAGAAATTTAAATACACGACTAGAATTAAAAAGAGGTTAATGTAAACGGGCTAACTTCAGACAACATGTCAACAACGTCCCATTAACTGCTTTTTCTTGTGTTTGATAAACCTGAAATTAGTTTCGTTAGTTCTCTACTCTTTGACATGTTCGCATCTCTTTGTGCAGATTGCTAGAACCAGAGACTGAGATCGATACATAAGTAAACATTACTGAAAACAAGTTGTGTCTAATAGAAGATGAAAGTTGAAAACTTGTGCTTACAGGTTTTATTACAACTTTTATCAGTCATGCATTTTTGGGAGAACTATTAAAGtagcactacaagaaaacgcaTGCCTAACGACCAAACTTTACGACTACAAAAAGGTGGTCGTAAATTGCTGACTGCTTTACGACTAAATTACGACGAAGTCAACATTAGTCGTAATGTCGACGTAAAGTTACAACTAAATATCCGAGTCGTACTTTATTCGTAAAGTTACATCTAATTTAcgactaaaattttatgtagtCGTAAATTAGATGTACAATTACGACTAACTTACATCTAAATGTTTTACATCTAATTAACGACTAAAGGAGTCATAAATTAGTTGTAATATTACGACTTAGGTACATCAATAGTTGTTTACATCTAATTAACAACTGATTTACGAGAACAAAGTTGCACTTTGGTAGTTAAGTTATAATTTAAACGTAAATTAGTTGTAACATTGTACGTACCAAAATCgaaatttctctataaatatgatcttctccctcattcttaagatgcacaaaaaaaaaagagaaaaaaaaaacggaaaatagttaaaaaaatgtcCGAAAATATTTATGCGCTTCGGAGTTGGATGTATGCGCATAAAGATTCAACAGGAAAAGTAACAGACGAATTTCTGAACGGAGCAGAGATATTCATGTACCAGGCCGGACAGACGCCTCTCACAAAGGAAACGGGTAaaatgttctgtccatgtcgtaAATGCAAAAACACGAAGTTTGCTGCTAGTGAAaccgtttggaaacatatagtaAATAGAGGATTTACTCCACATTACTATATTTGGTTTAACCATGGAGAGGGTGATAATAGGAATGAAGCTAGTGGTAGTAATCATGTTGAAAATGTTCGTAACAGAGATGAACCACATTTGCCTTCTGAAAGTGTTATTCaagaaaatcatatgttagatcATGATAGAATGCATGATATGGTTACTGATGCATTTCGTGAAACAACATCAGTAATAGAGGAGGTTGAAAATGTAGAAGGGCCTAATTTAGATGcaaaaagattttatgaaatgctagCAGCAGCAAATGAGCCAATCTAtgaaggttgtagagaaggtctttctaaattatctttggcagctaggatgatgaatatcaaaactgatcataacttacctgaagtttgtatggatgcatgggctgagttgtttaaagagtatttgcctgaAGATAACTTGTgtgctgaatcttattatgagattcagaaacttgttcatAGTCTTGGCTTACCTTCGGAGATGATTGATGTGTGTATAGACAACTGTATGATATACTGGGGAAAAGATGCAGAATTGTTAGAGTGTAAATTTTGCAAGAAGCCAAGATATAAACCGCAAGGACGTGGACGAAATAGGGTGCCGTACCAGCGGATGTGGTACTTACCAATCAAGGATAGACTCAAGAGATTATATCAATCTGAAAAGACGGCAGCgtcgatgagatggcatgcagaacatgatcagaaggaaggagagatcaatcatccctctgatgccaaagcgtggaaacatttgaATAATGTCTATCCTGATTTTGCAAGCAACCCCCGCAACGTTTATCTTGGGCTCTGCACAGATGGCTTTAGTCCATTTGGAATGTCTGGAAGACAATACTCTCTCTGGCCAGTCTTcttgacgccatacaaccttccaccagagatgTGTATGGAAAAAGAATTGCTTTTCATGAGTATATTGATACCTGGACCCAAACATCCCAAAAGATCCCTTGATGTTTTTCTACAACCTTTGATTGAAAAATTGAAGGAATTGTGGTCAACATGCGTGCAGACATATGATTGTTCAACGAGAACAAACTTTACAATGCGAGCAGTTCTACTGTGGACTATTAGTGATTTTCCTgcatatgggatgttgtcgggctGGACGACGCATGGGAGgctatcttgtccatattgtatggGAAGCACAGACGCATTTCAGTTGAAGCATGGTAGGAAGACGTcctggtttgattgtcatcggAGATTTCTTTCCATTAACCATCCGTACCGAAGGAACAAGAAACACTTTCGGTCAAAAAGGATAGTAAGGGACACCGCTCCACCATATTTATCTGGAGAGGAAATCGAGAAGGATATTGATTACTATGGTGGACAAAGCACAGTTGTCAAAGGCGGTAATTGGCATAATCCTCCGAATATGCCTAATGGTTACGGGACTCAGCATaattggcacaagaagagtatattttgggaactTCCATATTGGAAAGATCTGCTGCTGCGCCACAATCTGgacgtgatgcatatagagaagaacttctttgacaacatcatgaatacGTTGTTGAACGTCCCtgggaagacaaaagataacaagaaCTCAAGGTTGGATTTACCTGCATTATGTTCTCGGATTGAACTGCATATTATGAACGATGGGAGAATTCCAGTTCCCATTTTCAGATTGTCAGCACAAGCAAAAGCTGCGTTGTTCAAGTGGGTGGCGTCAGATGTGAAGTTTTCTGATGGATATGTTTCAAATCTATCAAGATGTGTTGATCATCAGGGACAAAAGTTTTCAggaatgaagagtcatgactgtcatgtttTTATGCAACGACTTCTGCCATTTGCACTTGCGGAGTTGGTTCCAAAAGAGGTTCacgaagcacttgcaggtaacaaataattaaagttaTTATTTCTTCTTGTTGGAAAAAACTTATGATTGTAAATTATGTGTAGGCATCGGAGCTTTTTTCAGAGATCTTAGTGCACGCACCTTAACTGTAGACGTCATCACACAACTTGATGCGAATATCCGGATCTTGATGTGTAATTTGGAGAAAATTTTTCCTCCGtccttttttgacgtcatggaacatCTGGTTATCCACCTTCCGTATGAGGCAATGCTACGTGGACCTGTTCATAATGGATGGATGTATCCTTACGAACGAgctatgaaatatttgaaaggCAAAGCAAAAAATCTGGCAAGGGTGGAAGGTTCAATAGTTGCTGGGAGTTTGAATGAGGAAACATCTCACTTTACGTCCTACTACTTTGCGTCACAAGTCcggaccaaaaaaaagaatacgagcagatatgatgatggtggtgttatGCCGACATATATTGTTGAAGATGTTCCAGACATATTTACTCAGATTGGACGGCTTGGTGGAAAACTAAAAGAAGTTTGGTGGTCAAGTTCTGAAGACGCACATAGTGCCCACACATATATACTTCTTAACTGCGAGGAGATTGAATCATTTGAAAGGtaattgaaattattatttctgttaaattttaccacacatatataacacttaatgataattttcttttaaaacagcGATTTTGTTGCCCAAGTCGAAGAAGCTATACCAGGAATATCAACTGCTGATCTCAACAAAAGGAAAGACCAACACTTTGTGAAATGGTTAAAAACGCAGGTACGTCGTgtatctaattaattaacatgaaaattaattatatgattggTTAAGtctttatacaaataaatgttGATGTTCCAGGTTGATTATGATGATCAATTTTATCCTCAATGGTTTCACGAATTGATACAAGGTCCGGTCGGTAAGGTCACCATTGCATCTATGTATTTCACAAGAGGATACACTTTTCACACTTACGAATATGGAAGTCGACGAGCAACAATGAACTATGGAGTATGTGTGAAAGGTGAAACAGATTTCTATGGAATCTTAAAAGAGATCATCGAAGTGGAGTTCCCCGGTGTagtgaagctgaaatgcgtgcTCTTCAAATGTGATTGGTTTGACCCCACAGTCAATAGAGGTGTTCGATATAGCAAGTTTGGTGTTGTTGATATAAATGCTTCacggaggtacaacaaatttGAACCCTACATATTGGCTTCTCAAGCAGATCAGGTTTGTTTTGTTCCATACCCGAAGATCAGACAATCTGGAATATCTTGGTTAGCCGCTATAAAAGTTACACCTCGGGGCAGAGTTGTGAATGATGACCCACCGCCATTACAAGAAGATGCAGTAAATGAAGTTGAAGTACCCGAACAAGTAGAAGATGATATCTTACttattgatccgcataatccgGGATACGAAGAACTTCCAGACGATGCAACGAATGAAGCAAATGAagatgaatttgaagaaaatgatgaagcgGATGATGTTTCTGATGACGAGTGTCAAGTTCCATTATGTTAGAacgtttttttttccattatgTTAGAACGTTTGTGTTTAACTTTATATTGTAATgttatgataattatatatatatgatttttggaGTATGAAA comes from the Raphanus sativus cultivar WK10039 unplaced genomic scaffold, ASM80110v3 Scaffold4316, whole genome shotgun sequence genome and includes:
- the LOC130507313 gene encoding uncharacterized protein LOC130507313, which gives rise to MLMFQVDYDDQFYPQWFHELIQGPVGKVTIASMYFTRGYTFHTYEYGSRRATMNYGVCVKGETDFYGILKEIIEVEFPGVVKLKCVLFKCDWFDPTVNRGVRYSKFGVVDINASRRYNKFEPYILASQADQVCFVPYPKIRQSGISWLAAIKVTPRGRVVNDDPPPLQEDAVNEVEVPEQVEDDILLIDPHNPGYEELPDDATNEANEDEFEENDEADDVSDDECQVPLC